The following coding sequences lie in one Labrus bergylta chromosome 5, fLabBer1.1, whole genome shotgun sequence genomic window:
- the LOC109984226 gene encoding inter-alpha-trypsin inhibitor heavy chain H3-like, with amino-acid sequence MARAVVQVSLFGLLLALVTTLPNKDDWDIYSFHINSTVSSCYATTVITSRVANRMDESKEIEFQVRIPKNAFISKFRMFIDGQAYDGVVKSKEAAKQQYTDAVSQGQSAGIVSSVGRTLEEFKTSVNVAAHKKVTFELTYEELLKRKLGKYELQIHARPMQPVKDFKVDVYIHEKARINIMEVKGGLSTNAMANAITKTHSDTQAWVYFYPTEDQQKTCDRCGEQGMNGDLVIVYDVNRDTSFGDIKKSSGYFVHHFAPSNLARIPKNVAFVIDQSGSMHGRKIQQTRTALIHILNDLAEEDRFGLITFDGSIFHWKRELTQATEENLASAKTFAQQIRDRGATDINQAVLEGARMLNANLREGSASILILLTDGDPTSGVTNLEVIQSNVRKAIAGEFPLYCLGFGFDVNFEFLEKMSLQNNGVAQRIYEDSDAELQLKGFYEEVATPLLTDVTMVYEGGINLTQTNFSQYYNGSEIVVAGQISDNDIGTFTPQVVAVSRNGRVVFPGTNVTVESADVSESNIQRVWAYLTVKQLLEKELRLSGPEKENAKKEALELSLKYSFVTPLTSMVVTKPPGESSDVLHKPKEGEAPQTPTSNAGHYVPMTLPGSSTRSYGGE; translated from the exons ATGGCAAGAGCTGTGGTGCAAGTAAGCCTCTTTGGGCTGCTGCTGGCTTTGGTAACCACACTACCAAACAAG GATGACTGGGACATCTACAGCTTTCACATCAACTCAACAGTGAGCAGTTGTTATGCAACCACAGTCATCACAAGCCGTGTGGCCAATCGAATGGACGAGTCAAAGGAAATAGAATTTCAAGTCCGGATTCCCAAGAATGCCTTTATCAGTAAATTCAGAAT GTTTATAGATGGCCAGGCATACGATGGGGTTGTGAAATCTAAGGAGGCGGCTAAGCAGCAGTACACTGATGCTGTGTCACAAGGCCAGAGCGCTGGGATTGTCAG TTCTGTAGGGAGGACTCTCGAAGAATTCAAGACCTCTGTGAATGTAGCAGCCCACAAAAAGGTCACTTTTGAACTTACATATGAGGAACTACTGAAACGCAAACTGGGCAAGTACGAGCTGCAAATCCACGCCCGACCAATGCAGCCTGTAAAAGACTTTAAG GTTGATGTGTACATACATGAGAAAGCTAGAATCAATATCATGGAGGTTAAAGGTGGACTAAGCACCAATGCCATGGCTAATGCCATCACcaaaacacattcagacacacag GCATGGGTGTATTTCTACCCAACTGAGGACCAACAAAAGACGTGTGACCGCTGTGGAGAGCAAGGTATGAATGGAGATCTGGTTATTGTTTATGACGTCAACAGGGACACCTCATTTGGAGACATCAAG AAGTCATCAGGGTACTTCGTTCATCACTTTGCTCCATCTAATCTTGCCCGAATACCAAAAAATGTGGCCTTCGTTATTGATCAAAGTGGTTCAATGCATGGCAGAAAAATACAACAG ACCCGAACTGCATTGATTCATATCTTGAATGACCTGGCAGAAGAAGACCGCTTTGGTCTGATCACTTTTGATGGCTCCATTTTTCACTGGAAACGAGAACTTACTCAGGCTACGGAAGAAAACCTGGCTAGTGCCAAAACCTTTGCACAGCAGATTCGAGATAGAGGAG CCACGGACATTAACCAAGCAGTTTTAGAAGGAGCACGAATGCTGAATGCAAATCTCAGAGAAGGCTCAGCATCTATTCTCATACTGCTCACAGATGGAGACCCAACCTCAG GGGTGACAAATCTGGAAGTAATTCAGTCAAATGTAAGAAAGGCTATTGCAGGTGAATTCCCTCTCTACTGCCTCGGTTTTGGTTTTGATGTCAATTTTGAGTTCCTTGAAAAGATGTCACTGCAGAACAACGGTGTGGCTCAACGGATTTATGAAGACTCTGATGCTGAGTTACAACTCAAG GGTTTCTATGAAGAGGTGGCAACTCCTTTGTTAACAGATGTGACAATGGTTTATGAGGGTGGGATTAATCTAACCCAGACTAACTTCAGCCAGTATTATAATGGCTCTGAGATTGTTGTGGCAGGTCAGATCAGTGACAACGACATCGGAACCTTCACTCCACAAGTTGTGGCTGTTTCG AGAAATGGAAGGGTGGTGTTTCCTGGAACAAATGTTACAGTGGAGTCAGCCGATGTGTCTGAGAGTAACATCCAGAGGGTTTGGGCCTACCTCACAGTAAAACAGCTTCTAGAGAAAGA ACTGCGGTTATCTGGACCTGAGAAGGAGAACGCTAAGAAAGAGGCCTTGGAGCTGTCGCTGAAATACAGCTTTGTGACCCCACTCACATCCATGGTGGTCACCAAGCCTCCTGGGGAGAGCTCAGATGTGCTCCATAAACCCAAGGAAGGTGAAGCACCTCAGACCCCAACCTCTAATGCGGGGCATTACGTACCCATGACTCTTCCAGGTAGTTCTACCAGGTCTTATGGTGGTGAGTAA